From Hydra vulgaris chromosome 15, alternate assembly HydraT2T_AEP, one genomic window encodes:
- the LOC136091921 gene encoding uncharacterized protein LOC136091921: protein MNITYRKHEKTPKYTIEQQIKAKKRSRKLVNQLYNTKLLLVIDDEKYFCFAGYNLAGNYGYYTNNKKTCPESVRFIEKEKFSKKLLMWIAISDRGMSEPLFRTSKAVAINSSIYINECLEKRLLAFIHKYYGDFNFLFWPDLASSHYSKDSLNWMDQYVYYVDKESNPPYVPQARPIEIFWGHLAQKVYEGDWQASTEQVLIDRIKLKLQEIDLNFLQSHMKDVRAKLRSIADGGVFSYKK from the coding sequence atgaatattacaTATAGAAAACATGAAAAGACTCCAAAATACACTATAGAACAACAAATAAAGGCAAAGAAAAGAAGCAGGAAACTAGTTAACCAACTCTATAACACAAAATTGCTTCTAGTCATTGATGacgaaaaatacttttgttttgcaGGGTACAACTTGGCTGGAAATTATGGATACTACacaaacaacaaaaagacaTGCCCAGAAAGTGTTCgttttatagaaaaagagaaattttcaaaaaaattattaatgtggATAGCCATATCTGACCGTGGTATGTCCGAGCCATTGTTTCGCACTTCCAAGGCTGTAGCGATCAATTCatcaatttatattaatgaatgttTAGAAAAACGACTTCTTGCATTTATTCACAAGTATTATGGagactttaactttttattttggcCAGATTTAGCAAGTTCTCATTATTCTAAAGATTCTCTAAATTGGATGGACCAATATGTCTATTATGTTGATAAAGAATCTAATCCTCCATATGTGCCTCAAGCACGaccaattgaaattttttgggGACATTTGGCACAGAAGGTTTACGAGGGAGATTGGCAAGCTTCAACAGAGCAAGTTTTGATTGATCGCATTAAACTAAAACTACAAGAAattgatttaaactttttacagtCGCATATGAAAGACGTCAGAGCAAAATTGAGATCAATTGCAGATGGTGgtgttttttcatataaaaaataa